Proteins from one Oryza sativa Japonica Group chromosome 12, ASM3414082v1 genomic window:
- the LOC4352311 gene encoding uncharacterized protein gives MAAPGGRGGAAEEEEEGCDLFQCFCKWRKRCSPRIPRVSPGRDYVCISSDASGDSTPKWSVLVGCTSIYEPFHNLRTHRFRVSDSGRVMGCSDDMLERFRGVSPHDDEHTVFSSATAAMAPNSRNMCIICAHSPSFDQRSTDTSGGGGGGGQDIGLLPKVFFMDCVDKSLTVLPPIPFPHGSYQSVSAHGELWTLATVEDPGPSGVKRRLLVYRLDGTSNSWAKISDIDFPYRRPSVNIFCGGPLLQGYAVISDRFILMSFIDLSFFCFDCVSSSLTRVTTEDETFQYVPIRGRAAHVAHNDNGIYFIERGTLFRYNYSPESNKPLKPPEVIDAICPYRKEGYGFVIHLRNDILCAVWMNMNIPCKCATRHVLITTFRIECQLDKDDFEPKVLEVLHSTCRRIGMLRSKAPGHESYDRLCFIQEYLDDSSEIDPSIALMMGARSSYSEADEVDPKMLLCCREFLSIRELSSCVVLEECRVMVKSEFYFICQSGQHTYLYKISTARGKLTCHETILEAEHSLETIRNGDVGIDDPPAWHFVNYGVKLYVIPSVPQYNHYYEVDVYRNSSLILESKRPSICFSAVCRVGQRIVALGDTLEAVYILDLQNVEWVFCKTSSTFLDLRKEIKISGFVDLGNDSMMISEVDACECFILDLKKKQWFVVEPPNGDIWQYCVGLLSGTCMFIEGFIYTCSDGEMVAYELIEKDGLYHWDAPVIMRLPWKKFSNRKFMAFCPICKDVIHDDIAFSIVEARPFGSSHTVATTIVQVKLQETTRGSKRPVGIAHADISTSSIEQNGWILSNYAFTL, from the exons AtggcggcgcccggcggccgagggggtgcggcggaggaggaggaggagggctgcGATCTGTTCCAATGCTTCTGCAAATGGCGCAAGCGCTGCAGCCCTCGCATCCCGCGGGTCTCTCCGGGGAGGGATTACGTCTGCATATCCTCCGATGCCTCCGGCGACAGCACTCCCAAGTGGTCTGTCCTCGTCGGCTGCACCTCCATCTATGAGCCTTTCCATAACCTGCGGACACATCGCTtccgggtttccgattccggCCGAGTCATGGGCTGCAGCGACGACATGCTCGAGCGCTTCCGCGGCGTGTCCCCGCACGACGACGAGCACACTGTTTTCTCCTCCGCCACAGCTGCCATGGCGCCCAACAGCCGCAACATGTGCATCATCTGTGCACACTCTCCCTCGTTCGACCAGAGAAGCACTGACActagcggtggtggtggtggtggaggacagGACATTGGGCTGCTTCCTAAGGTGTTTTTCATGGATTGTGTTGACAAGAGTTTGACGGTCTTGCCACCTATACCATTCCCACATGGCTCCTATCAGTCTGTGTCAGCTCATGGTGAACTCTGGACTCTTGCTACTGTGGAAGACCCAGGACCCTCTGGCGTCAAAAGGCGACTTTTGGTGTATCGATTGGATGGAACTAGTAACTCTTGGGCTAAGATCAGTGACATTGACTTCCCTTACCGCCGCCCTTCGGTCAACATCTTCTGTGGCGGACCTCTCCTTCAAGGTTATGCTGTCATCAGCGACAGGTTCATCTTGATGTCCTTTATCGATCTCAGCTTCTTCTGCTTTGATTGTGTTTCGAGTTCGTTGACGCGAGTCACCACTGAAGATGAAACTTTCCAGTATGTTCCTATCAGAGGTAGAGCGGCGCATGTTGCTCACAATGACAACGGCATCTATTTTATCGAGCGTGGCACATTGTTCAGATATAACTACTCACCAGAGAGCAACAAGCCACTGAAGCCTCCTGAGGTGATCGACGCTATCTGTCCCTACCGGAAGGAAGGGTATGGATTCGTCATTCACCTCAGGAATGACATACTCTGTGCCGTTTGGATGAACATGAACATACCTTGCAAGTGTGCCACACGGCATGTCCTAATCACAACTTTCCGAATTGAATGTCAGCTCGATAAGGATGATTTTGAACCTAAAGTCCTCGAGGTCCTACACTCCACCTGCCGTAGAATTGGTATGCTTCGAAGCAAAGCACCCGGGCATGAGTCCTATGACAGATTGTGTTTCATACA GGAATATCTGGACGATTCATCTGAGATTGATCCTTCGATAGCTTTGATGATGGGAGCAAGGTCCAGCTACTCCGAAGCTGATGAAGTTGACCCAAAGATGCTGCTTTGTTGTAG GGAGTTTTTGAGCATAAGAGAACTTAGTTCATGTGTAGTTCTTGAAGAATGTAGGGTAATGGTCAAATCAGAATTCTATTTCATTTGTCAGTCGGGTCAACACACATATTTATATAAGATCTCTACTGCAAGAGGAAAGTTGACATGCCATGAAACCATTCTAGAAGCAGAACACTCTTTAGAGACAATTAGGAATGGGGATGTCGGAATAGATGATCCGCCTGCATGGCATTTTGTGAACTATGGAGTGAAGCTTTATGTGATCCCCTCTGTTCCACAGTACAATCACTATTATGAGGTGGATGTCTACAGAAACTCCTCTCTCATCTTGGAAAGCAAACGGCCTAGTATTTGTTTCTCTGCAGTTTGTCGAGTTGGGCAACGGATTGTGGCATTGGGTGATACTTTGGAGGCCGTGTATATTCTTGATCTCCAAAATGTGGAGTGGGTCTTTTGCAAGACATCGTCGACGTTTTTAGACTTAAGAAAGGAAATCAAGATTTCTGGATTTGTAGACCTTGGTAATGATTCAATGATGATTTCAGAAGTTGATGCATGTGAGTGTTTTATTCTAGATCTTAAGAAGAAGCAATGGTTTGTTGTAGAGCCGCCTAATGGTGACATCTGGCAGTACTGTGTTGGTCTGTTGAGCGGAACATGTATGTTCATTGAGGGCTTTATATATACCTGCTCAGATGGGGAAATGGTTGCATATGAGTTGATCGAGAAAGATGGTTTATACCATTGGGATGCACCTGTCATAATGAGGTTACCATGGAAGAAGTTCTCTAACAGGAAATTTATGGCGTTCTGTCCAATTTGTAAAGATGTCATACATGATGACATTGCATTCAGTATTGTGGAGGCGCGTCCGTTTGGTTCAAGTCATACAGTAGCTACTACAATAGTACAAGTGAAGCTTCAGGAAACGACACGAGGATCCAAAAGACCAGTTGGAATTGCTCATGCAGATATTTCAACGTCATCGATTGAACAAAATGGATGGATCTTATCCAACTACGCATTTACTTTATAA
- the LOC4352312 gene encoding uncharacterized protein, giving the protein MEIAKKARRSTGSVSGRGGDDDDDDASAATGMWSISVPDDLLGMIAAQLDDVVDFVRFLGVCRTWRETGASSPAATKPNAFLPWLLAPHHRHDPLLHSRFVFSGTTRDCPWPPSLAAGPAQTMVIGASGRLLAVGASHEACFIDPLAGAVTPLISPLPRRLKLDGLTCTVTPDMSTVVVSSIPSPCSSRRVPAGETSNCKYINAYVKSDKTE; this is encoded by the exons ATGGAGATTGCGAAGAAGGCGCGGAGATCGACGGGGAGCGTGTCAG gccgcggcggcgacgacgacgacgacgacgcctccGCGGCGACGGGGATGTGGTCCATCAGCGTGCCGGACGACTTGCTCGGCATGATCGCAGCGCAGCTCGACGACGTGGTCGATTTCGTGCGGTTCCTGGGCGTGTGCCGCACATGGCGGGAGACAGGGGCTTCGTCACCAGCGGCGACGAAGCCGAACGCGTTCCTGCCATGGCTTCTGGCCCCGCACCACCGCCACGACCCGCTCCTTCACAGTCGCTTCGTCTTCTCCGGCACCACCCGCGACTGCCCCTGGCCGCcgagcctcgccgccggccccgcGCAGACCATGGTGATCGGCGCCagcggccgcctcctcgccgtcggcgcctCCCACGAGGCCTGCTTCATCGACCCTCTAGCCGGCGCCGTGACACCACTCATCAGTCCCCTTCCTCGTCGTCTCAAGCTGGATGGGCTCACGTGTACCGTCACCCCAGACATGTCCACCGTCGTCGTCAGCAGCATCCCGTCTCCATGCTCGAGCAGGAGAGTCCCAGCAGGAGAGACTTCTAACTGCAAATATATTAATGCATATGTTAAATCAGATAAAACAGAATAG